In Bacillus sp. DX3.1, the following proteins share a genomic window:
- a CDS encoding DUF3679 domain-containing protein encodes MDEKERTNLSRFTLQCMSMVILFLFVMFVGMGITNYGLKSMKGYRNPTYEQISQMTGTANGSVETEILGGAFSAIEKQKQLEGLRSFNVIEGFGRGLASFTQNIARFGTDTVIGKIKEIFYQFEE; translated from the coding sequence ATTGACGAAAAGGAGCGAACAAATTTGAGTCGATTTACGCTCCAGTGTATGAGTATGGTCATTCTCTTTCTTTTTGTCATGTTCGTTGGTATGGGAATCACGAACTATGGTTTAAAAAGCATGAAGGGTTATCGTAATCCAACGTATGAACAAATTTCTCAAATGACAGGAACAGCGAATGGGAGCGTAGAGACAGAGATTTTAGGAGGGGCGTTTTCGGCTATTGAAAAGCAAAAACAGCTGGAAGGTCTGAGGAGCTTTAATGTTATAGAAGGATTTGGGAGAGGACTCGCATCATTCACTCAAAATATTGCTCGGTTTGGCACAGACACAGTAATTGGAAAGATAAAAGAGATTTTCTACCAATTTGAAGAATAA
- the gpr gene encoding GPR endopeptidase: protein MKEPLDLSKYAVRTDLAVEAHQMLQERQQEQTGIQGVIVKEREEEGIIITKVIIDESASESMGKKPGNYLTLEVQGIRQQDTELQQKVERIFAKEFSYLLEEIGISKEASCLIVGLGNWNVTPDALGPIVVENVLVTHHLFKLQPESVEEGFRPVSAIRPGVMGITGIETSDVIYGIIEKIKPDFVIAIDALAARSIERVNSTIQISDTGIHPGSGVGNKRKELSKETLGIPVIAIGVPTVVDAVSITSDTIDFILKHFGRELKEGDKPSRSLLPAGFTFGEKKKLTEEDMPDAKSRNMFLGAVGTLEDEEKRKLIYEVLAPLGHNLMVTPKEVDAFIEDMANVIASGLNAALHHQVDQDNTGAYTH from the coding sequence ATGAAAGAACCATTGGATTTAAGTAAATATGCTGTTAGGACAGACCTTGCAGTAGAGGCGCATCAAATGTTACAGGAACGTCAGCAAGAACAAACGGGAATTCAAGGCGTTATTGTAAAAGAGCGAGAAGAAGAAGGAATTATCATTACAAAAGTAATCATTGATGAGAGTGCTTCTGAATCAATGGGCAAGAAACCTGGAAATTATTTAACGCTTGAAGTGCAAGGGATTCGTCAACAAGATACAGAATTGCAGCAAAAAGTGGAACGTATTTTTGCGAAAGAGTTTTCTTATTTATTAGAAGAAATTGGAATTAGCAAGGAGGCAAGCTGTTTAATTGTTGGATTAGGGAACTGGAATGTAACACCTGATGCGTTGGGACCAATCGTTGTAGAGAATGTGCTTGTGACGCACCATTTATTTAAGTTGCAGCCTGAAAGTGTAGAAGAAGGGTTTCGGCCTGTCAGTGCGATTCGCCCAGGTGTGATGGGTATTACAGGTATTGAAACAAGTGATGTCATTTACGGTATCATTGAAAAAATAAAGCCGGATTTTGTAATTGCAATTGACGCCCTTGCTGCACGTTCCATTGAACGTGTAAATAGTACAATACAAATTTCAGATACAGGTATTCATCCGGGATCTGGCGTGGGTAATAAACGAAAAGAGTTGAGTAAAGAAACGCTTGGTATCCCCGTTATCGCAATTGGTGTTCCGACGGTTGTTGATGCGGTTTCGATTACGAGTGATACAATTGATTTTATTTTAAAGCATTTTGGACGTGAACTGAAAGAAGGAGACAAGCCGTCTCGTTCTTTATTACCAGCTGGTTTTACATTTGGAGAAAAGAAGAAATTAACGGAAGAAGATATGCCGGATGCAAAAAGCCGAAATATGTTTTTAGGAGCAGTAGGCACGTTAGAAGACGAAGAAAAGCGAAAATTGATATATGAAGTATTAGCGCCACTTGGTCATAATTTAATGGTGACACCAAAAGAAGTGGACGCATTTATTGAAGATATGGCAAATGTAATCGCGAGCGGTTTAAATGCGGCGCTGCATCATCAGGTCGATCAAGATAATACAGGTGCATACACGCATTGA
- the rpsT gene encoding 30S ribosomal protein S20 — MANIKSAIKRAKLSEERRSHNASIKSDMRSAVKTVEALVTNNDLETAKEAFKTASKKLDKAARKGLIHQNVASRQKSRLAKKVNA; from the coding sequence ATGGCAAACATTAAATCTGCTATCAAACGCGCTAAACTTAGCGAAGAGCGTCGTTCACATAACGCTTCTATCAAATCTGACATGCGTTCTGCTGTTAAAACTGTAGAAGCTTTAGTTACTAATAACGATCTTGAAACAGCTAAAGAAGCTTTCAAAACTGCTTCTAAAAAACTTGACAAAGCAGCTCGTAAAGGTCTTATCCACCAAAACGTTGCTTCTCGTCAAAAATCTCGCTTAGCGAAAAAAGTAAACGCGTAA
- the holA gene encoding DNA polymerase III subunit delta: protein MSDIHKKIKKKQFAPLYLLYGTEAYFINETIKLVTSEALAEEDREFNVVTYDLEEAYLEDVIEDARTLPFFGDRKIILIKSPLFLTSQKEKLEQNIKILEEYIAEPSPFSIVVFVAPYEKLDERKKITKLLKKTADVVEANAMQVQDVRKWIVARADEVHVHIEEVAVSLLLELVGSNVTMLSKEMDKLTLYVGMGGEITTKLVAELVPKSVEQNVFALTEKVVKKDIAGAMQILDGLFTQQEEPIKLLALLVSQFRLLYQVKELQQRGYGQNQIASHIGVHPYRVKLAMNQTKFFSFEELKKVIFELAEADYSMKTGKMDKKLVLEFFLMRLNHIG from the coding sequence ATGAGTGATATACATAAGAAAATTAAAAAAAAGCAGTTTGCACCATTGTACTTATTATATGGAACAGAAGCGTATTTTATAAATGAAACGATAAAGCTTGTAACATCTGAAGCATTGGCTGAAGAGGATCGAGAGTTTAATGTTGTAACGTATGATTTAGAAGAAGCGTACTTGGAAGACGTGATAGAGGATGCGCGAACGCTTCCTTTTTTTGGAGATCGCAAAATAATACTTATAAAGTCTCCGTTGTTTTTAACATCACAAAAAGAAAAATTAGAACAAAATATAAAGATTTTAGAGGAGTATATTGCTGAACCATCTCCATTTTCAATTGTTGTATTTGTCGCTCCATATGAAAAGCTAGATGAACGCAAAAAAATCACGAAATTATTAAAGAAAACAGCTGATGTAGTAGAAGCAAATGCGATGCAAGTACAGGATGTTCGTAAATGGATTGTAGCTCGTGCAGACGAAGTGCATGTTCATATAGAGGAAGTAGCCGTTAGTTTACTTTTAGAACTTGTAGGGAGCAACGTAACGATGCTGTCAAAGGAAATGGATAAGTTGACCCTTTATGTTGGTATGGGCGGTGAAATTACGACAAAACTCGTGGCAGAGCTTGTGCCAAAATCGGTCGAACAAAACGTATTTGCTTTAACAGAAAAAGTAGTGAAAAAAGATATTGCTGGTGCTATGCAAATTTTAGACGGATTGTTTACACAGCAAGAGGAGCCGATTAAACTATTGGCATTATTGGTAAGTCAATTTCGCTTATTGTATCAAGTGAAAGAATTGCAACAGCGTGGATATGGACAAAATCAAATTGCCTCACATATTGGTGTCCATCCGTATCGAGTGAAATTAGCGATGAATCAAACGAAATTCTTCTCATTTGAAGAATTGAAAAAAGTGATTTTTGAGTTAGCTGAAGCAGATTATAGCATGAAGACGGGGAAAATGGACAAGAAACTTGTTTTAGAATTTTTCTTAATGCGTTTAAATCATATTGGATAA